A single genomic interval of Musa acuminata AAA Group cultivar baxijiao chromosome BXJ3-4, Cavendish_Baxijiao_AAA, whole genome shotgun sequence harbors:
- the LOC103980206 gene encoding 3-ketoacyl-CoA synthase 11, with protein MESQSDSASAQNERSQQQHLPNFLQSVNVKYVKLGYHYLVSNGLYLLLVPLIAAASMHLSSLTSEDFLLLWDKLRFNLVAVVLSSTLIVSLSTIYFMKRPRPVYLLDFACYKPDSACKCPRERFMEQSTRAASFTEENLAFQKKILERSGLGQSTYFPEALLSSPPNPCMAEARKEAETVMFGAIDDLLQKTGVKPKDIGILIVNCSLFNPTPSLSAMVVNHYKLRGNIISYNLGGMGCSAGLISIDLAKHLLQVHRNSYALVVSMENITLNWYMGNNRSMLVSNCIFRVGGAAILLTNRRSERRRSKYQLVHTVRTHKGADGRSYGCVFQEEDGTGKIGVALSKDLMAVAGEALKTNITTLGPLVLPMSEQLIFFFTLVMRKVFKMKVKPYIPDFKLAFEHFCIHAGGRAVLDELEKNLALSEWHMEPSRMTLYRFGNTSSSSLWYELGYMEAEGRMRKGDRTWQIAFGSGFKCNSAVWRALRAINPAKEKNPWSEEIHEFPVRVPKVEAVRA; from the exons ATGGAGTCCCAGAGCGATTCCGCTTCCGCCCAAAATGAGCGGAGCCAGCAGCAGCATCTTCCAAACTTCCTCCAGTCTGTAAACGTCAAGTATGTGAAGCTCGGGTACCATTACCTGGTCTCTAATGGCCTGTACCTTCTCCTCGTCCCCCTCATCGCCGCCGCCTCCATGCATCTCTCGAGTCTCACTTCGGAGGATTTCCTTCTGCTCTGGGACAAGCTTCGGTTCAACTTGGTGGCCGTCGTCCTTTCCTCCACCCTCATCGTCTCCCTGTCCACCATCTACTTCATGAAACGGCCTCGGCCGGTCTACCTCCTCGACTTCGCGTGCTACAAGCCCGACAGCGCCTGCAAGTGCCCTCGCGAGCGCTTCATGGAGCAGTCGACACGGGCGGCGTCCTTCACCGAGGAGAACCTCGCGTTCCAGAAGAAGATCCTGGAGCGGTCGGGGCTGGGGCAGTCGACGTACTTCCCCGAGGCACTGCTCTCGTCGCCGCCGAACCCGTGCATGGCGGAGGCGAGGAAGGAGGCAGAGACGGTGATGTTCGGGGCCATCGACGATCTCTTGCAGAAGACCGGGGTTAAGCCCAAGGACATCGGGATCCTGATCGTGAATTGCAGCCTCTTCAATCCCACGCCGTCCCTCTCTGCCATGGTTGTGAACCACTACAAGCTCAGAGGGAACATCATCAGCTACAACCTCGGCGGAATGGGCTGCAGCGCCGGCCTCATTTCCATAGACCTTGCGAAGCATCTGCTCCAG GTGCACCGGAACTCTTACGCCCTGGTCGTGAGCATGGAGAACATCACCCTCAACTGGTACATGGGCAACAACCGCTCCATGCTCGTCTCCAATTGCATCTTTCGTGTGGGCGGCGCAGCCATCCTCCTGACCAACCGCCGGTCGGAGCGCCGACGCTCAAAGTACCAGCTCGTCCACACGGTCCGCACCCACAAAGGCGCAGACGGTCGCTCCTACGGCTGCGTCTTCCAGGAGGAGGACGGGACCGGCAAGATCGGCGTCGCCCTGTCCAAGGACCTGATGGCGGTGGCGGGCGAGGCTCTGAAGACCAACATCACCACCCTGGGGCCGCTCGTCCTCCCCATGTCCGAGCAgctcatcttcttcttcacgcTGGTCATGAGGAAAGTGTTCAAGATGAAGGTGAAGCCCTACATCCCGGACTTCAAGCTGGCGTTCGAGCACTTCTGCATCCACGCCGGGGGACGGGCGGTGCTGGACGAGCTGGAGAAGAACCTGGCGCTGAGCGAGTGGCACATGGAGCCGTCGAGGATGACGCTGTACCGGTTCGGCAACACGTCGAGCAGCTCGCTGTGGTACGAGCTGGGTTACATGGAGGCCGAAGGGAGGATGAGGAAGGGGGACCGGACGTGGCAGATCGCCTTCGGGTCGGGGTTCAAGTGCAACAGCGCCGTTTGGCGTGCGCTACGCGCCATCAACCCCGCCAAGGAGAAGAACCCCTGGTCGGAGGAGATCCATGAATTCCCCGTCCGCGTCCCCAAGGTGGAAGCCGTCAGGGCATGA
- the LOC103980498 gene encoding indole-3-pyruvate monooxygenase YUCCA8-like, whose translation MPMSAQPSRSTRRISIMRCPIIVGAGPSGLAVAASLGRLSVPSIILERSDGIADLWCHRTYDRLNLHLPKPFCQLPHLPFPAHLPTYPSKDHFLDYLHRYADHFSLRPLFGCTVTDARFDEAASLWRVTSSRSPSSSSSEPLTEPRELEVVEFASPWLVVATGENAEPVVPEIKGAQAFMGSLLHSSEYKSGVEYRGKRVLVIGCGNSGMEICVDLCDHGAMPFMSVRSGVHVLPREMLGTSTFGVAMRLLKWLPTRVVDRFLLIMAKMIIGDTEKYGLKRPKMGPLELKNKTGKTPVLDVGALSLIKAGKIKTVQEVRSLTSNGAKFVDGEEMAFDSVVFATGYKTNVPFWLKEDTDLFSAEGKPKLPFPNGCSGENGIYFVGFTGKGLLGASADAIEAALRISQRWTSLSKNRDLVL comes from the exons ATGCCGATGAGCGCTCAGCCAAGTAGATCAACCCGACGGATCTCCATCATGCGTTGTCCTATCATCGTCGGCGCCGGACCCTCGGGCCTCGCCGTCGCCGCTTCTCTTGGCCGTCTCTCGGTGCCCTCCATCATCCTCGAGAGGTCGGACGGCATCGCCGACCTCTGGTGCCACCGCACGTATGACCGCCTCAACCTTCACCTCCCCAAACCCTTCTGCCAGCTTCCTCATCTCCCCTTCCCCGCCCACCTCCCGACGTACCCCTCCAAAGACCACTTTCTCGACTACTTGCACCGCTATGCCGATCACTTCTCCCTCCGCCCGCTCTTCGGCTGCACCGTCACCGACGCCCGCTTCGACGAAGCCGCGTCCCTCTGGCGAGTCACG TCGAGCCGGTCACCGTCGTCGTCCTCGAGCGAACCTCTGACGGAGCCGAGGGAGCTGGAGGTGGTGGAGTTCGCTTCGCCGTGGCTGGTGGTGGCGACAGGAGAGAATGCGGAGCCGGTGGTGCCGGAGATCAAAGGGGCGCAGGCGTTCATGGGGAGTCTGCTGCACTCAAGCGAGTACAAGAGCGGGGTGGAGTATCGGGGGAAGAGGGTGCTGGTAATAGGGTGTGGGAATTCCGGGATGGAGATATGTGTGGACCTGTGCGATCACGGAGCCATGCCCTTCATGTCCGTGAGAAGCGGA GTGCATGTTCTACCGAGGGAGATGCTCGGGACGTCCACATTCGGTGTGGCGATGAGGCTGCTGAAGTGGTTGCCAACCAGAGTAGTGGACAGGTTCCTGTTGATCATGGCCAAGATGATCATTGGAGATACCGAGAAGTATGGGCTGAAAaggccaaagatggggcctttggAGCTGAAGAACAAGACTGGCAAAACCCCTGTTCTGGATGTTGGAGCCTTGTCATTGATTAAAGCTGGAAAGATCAAG ACTGTGCAGGAAGTGAGGTCCCTAACAAGCAACGGCGCCAAGTTTGTCGATGGAGAGGAGATGGCTTTCGACTCTGTGGTCTTTGCGACAGGGTACAAGACCAATGTCCCATTCTGGCTCAAGG AGGACACTGATTTATTCTCGGCGGAAGGGAAGCCCAAACTCCCATTCCCTAATGGCTGCAGCGGAGAGAATGGCATCTACTTCGTAGGCTTTACGGGGAAAGGTCTTCTTGGCGCTAGCGCCGACGCCATCGAAGCTGCTCTCCGCATATCCCAGAGATGGACAAGCCTCTCAAAGAACAGAGATCTCGTTCTCTAA
- the LOC103980204 gene encoding pentatricopeptide repeat-containing protein At1g03100, mitochondrial codes for MISLRKFSYLSTSRSTSAFLSLLSGLCYKLSSTSGDGSQAPITGDFTRILVGSSHNKMKAFRFMTWNIPNSPNLFSTMSEPILVQAHDPSQVALELEHALEEQRFEDAWKAYEKHVHMDGLPRKSVLSKLLTSFAESCHARWLNNAYSVVELAFQEKKHDLMEKEPLIYLAFILSRSELPVLASNIMRKLVKMEAFPPLTAWSGIIGHMCQTATGTLLAAELIMEIGYLFKDNRVDPRKKSNRPLLSMKPNAIAFNITLTGCLLSGSTRKAEQLLEMMPRIGVKPDSSLLIVMAQIYEKNGHIDEIKKLKRHVDEAIDLSDLDFQKFYDCLLSCHLKFKDLDSAVDKVLDMLRKAKEAKRSLAAAKSVLEAVQTGKKSISYRDSGHERLDALDKFKLIKSRAPSYFEFAKDRNFSRLEAEAKESLELLSEKIQAQVQLVKSERGILHPTEKLYAKLVNAFLEADKVCELAAFLIKASKEDSPVSVENSAVVQVINACISSGLLEQAHDLLDEMRFSGIRVGSLVYSSLLKAYCKENQHDEILALLRDVRKAGIQLESSCYNSLIQSRIHHNDSSGALHIFREMKESNISSSGHHSFETLVEGCTVDGEAGLMAKLLEEIKGSQNVNSGIHDWNNVIHFFCKNRLMNDAQKAVSKMRALGHTPNAQTFHSLVTAYAAIGGKYVEVTDLWGEMKVIASSHSMKFDQELLDSLLYCFVRGGFFLRAMEVIEMMEKERMFIDKYKYRSLWLKYHRTLYKGKASKIQTEAQLKRREAALAFKRWIGLT; via the coding sequence ATGATTTCTTTAAGGAAGTTCAGCTATCTTTCAACTTCACGTTCAACCTCAGCTTTTCTTTCATTGCTTTCTGGCTTGTGCTACAAGTTGAGTAGTACTTCTGGTGATGGGTCACAGGCTCCAATAACTGGTGATTTTACAAGGATATTAGTAGGTTCCTCTCATAACAAGATGAAGGCATTCAGGTTTATGACATGGAACATCCCTAATTCTCCAAACTTGTTCTCTACAATGTCTGAGCCCATATTAGTTCAAGCTCATGACCCATCTCAAGTAGCTTTGGAACTAGAACACGCACTTGAAGAGCAGAGATTTGAGGATGCATGGAAGGCATATGAGAAGCATGTGCATATGGATGGTCTCCCTAGGAAATCAGTCTTAAGCAAGCTACTCACCAGTTTTGCTGAGAGCTGTCATGCCCGTTGGCTAAACAACGCATACAGTGTGGTTGAACTGGCTTTTCAAGAAAAGAAGCATGATTTGATGGAGAAAGAGCCACTTATTTACCTTGCTTTCATTCTTTCGAGGTCAGAGTTGCCTGTTCTTGCATCAAATATTATGAGAAAGTTGGTCAAGATGGAAGCATTCCCTCCTCTAACAGCTTGGTCTGGAATCATAGGCCACATGTGTCAAACAGCAACTGGCACATTGCTTGCTGCCGAGTTAATAATGGAGATTGGATATCTTTTCAAAGATAACAGGGTTGATCCTCGGAAAAAAAGTAACAGGCCTTTGCTTTCGATGAAGCCAAATGCCATTGCCTTTAACATAACTTTGACTGGATGCCTCCTATCTGGAAGTACTAGAAAAGCTGAGCAGCTTCTTGAAATGATGCCACGGATTGGTGTGAAGCCTGATTCCAGCTTGCTGATTGTGATGGCTCAAATATATGAGAAGAATGGGCATATAGATGAAATTAAGAAACTGAAGAGGCATGTTGATGAGGCAATTGACCTTAGCGATTTGGACTTCCAAAAGTTTTATGACTGCCTGCTTTCTTGCCACCTGAAGTTTAAGGACCTGGATTCCGCTGTGGACAAGGTTTTGGACATGCTCAGAAAAGCAAAGGAAGCAAAGCGATCTTTGGCTGCTGCAAAGTCAGTGCTGGAGGCTGTTCAAACTGGCAAAAAATCAATTTCTTATCGAGACTCAGGACATGAGAGGTTGGATGCTTTGGATAAGTTCAAATTGATTAAAAGCAGAGCTCCTTCATATTTTGAGTTCGCCAAGGATAGGAATTTTTCAAGGCTTGAAGCTGAAGCAAAGGAATCACTTGAGCTACTTTCAGAGAAGATACAGGCTCAGGTTCAACTTGTTAAATCTGAACGTGGCATTCTTCACCCTACTGAGAAATTGTATGCGAAACTTGTGAATGCTTTCCTTGAAGCTGATAAGGTCTGTGAATTGGCAGCTTTTCTAATCAAGGCAAGCAAGGAAGATTCTCCAGTCTCTGTTGAAAACTCTGCTGTCGTTCAAGTGATAAATGCGTGTATCTCTAGTGGTTTGTTAGAGCAAGCACATGATCTACTGGATGAGATGAGGTTTTCTGGAATTAGAGTTGGTTCTTTGGTTTATTCATCCCTTCTTAAAGCTTATTGTAAGGAGAATCAGCATGATGAAATTCTGGCACTACTAAGGGATGTTCGCAAGGCAGGCATCCAGCTTGAGTCAAGCTGCTACAACTCTCTAATCCAATCCCGGATACATCATAATGACTCAAGTGGAGCACTGCATATATTTAGGGAGATGAAGGAGTCCAATATATCAAGTTCCGGTCATCACAGCTTTGAAACATTGGTGGAAGGTTGTACAGTGGACGGCGAAGCAGGTTTGATGGCAAAGCTCTTGGAAGAAATTAAGGGCAGTCAGAATGTCAATAGCGGCATTCATGATTGGAACAATGTGATACATTTTTTCTGCAAGAACAGGTTGATGAATGATGCTCAGAAAGCTGTGAGCAAGATGAGAGCCCTAGGACACACCCCAAATGCCCAAACTTTCCATTCTCTGGTTACTGCTTATGCTGCAATAGGTGGGAAGTATGTGGAAGTAACAGATCTGTGGGGTGAAATGAAAGTGATTGCGAGTTCACACTCAATGAAGTTTGATCAGGAGCTATTGGATTCCTTATTGTATTGCTTTGTCAGGGGTGGCTTTTTCCTTCGAGCCATGGAAGTAATAGAAATGATGGAGAAAGAAAGGATGTTCATCGACAAGTACAAGTACAGATCTCTTTGGTTGAAGTATCACCGGACTCTATACAAGGGAAAGGCTTCCAAGATACAGACCGAAGCCCAGCTGAAAAGAAGAGAAGCGGCTTTGGCTTTCAAGAGATGGATTGGCCTAACATAA
- the LOC135636253 gene encoding pentatricopeptide repeat-containing protein At4g14850-like yields the protein MLPSPDPESLAAAVELAVAIRSARLGRAAHATAVKHLSPRPLPAFLSNHLVNMYSKLDLPTAAATLLSLDPDPSVVTWTALISGSAQNGRPLSALAHFAAMLRASVRPNDFTFPSAFKAAAAARKPLVGRQIHASSFKSGLIDDAFVACGALDMYYKTGLTFDARILFDEMPQRNIVAWNAVMTNAVFDGRPDEAIKAFIKLRLHGGIPNTISLCAFLNACAGASYSSLGSQLHAFMIQSGFDLDVSVGNGLIDFYGKCHWVHEARAVFDEMHIKNDVSWCSMVVVYAQNGAEEEAFRVYLDARKDGIRPTDFIVSSVLTTCAGLSGLDLGRSLHAAAIRSCINGNIFVGSALVDMYGKCGSIRDAEQAFEEMPERNLISWNALIGGYTQLGNAHMALTVFDEMIGCGEVAPNYVTLVNVITACSRGGLTKEGLDLFETMKERFGIEPRLEHYACVVDLLGRAGMEERAYEFIKTMPIRPSISIWGALLGACRLHGKTALGRIAAHKLFEIDPQDSGNHVLLSNMFASAGRWVEATEVRKEMKDVGIKKGPGCSWITWKNVVHVFQAKDTTHELNDKIQAMLAKLRRQMQAAGYTPDTQYALYDLEEEEKETEVLQHSEKLALAFGLISIPPGIPIRITKNLRVCGDCHCAFKFISGIVGREIIVRDNNRFHYFRDYQCSCRDYW from the exons ATGCTCCCCTCGCCCGACCCCGAGTCCCTCGCCGCCGCCGTCGAGCTCGCCGTCGCCATTCGCTCCGCCCGCCTCGGACGCGCCGCCCATGCCACCGCCGTTAAGCACCTCTCCCCTAGGCCGCTCCCGGCATTCCTCTCCAACCACCTCGTCAACATGTATTCCAAGCTCGACCTCCCCACCGCCGCCGCTACCCTCCTGTCCCTCGACCCCGATCCCTCCGTCGTCACCTGGACGGCCCTCATCTCAGGCTCTGCCCAGAATGGCCGCCCCCTCTCCGCCCTCGCCCACTTTGCCGCCATGCTCCGTGCCTCTGTCCGCCCCAACGACTTCACCTTCCCCTCCGCCTTcaaggccgccgccgccgcccggaAACCCCTCGTTGGCCGGCAGATCCACGCATCTTCCTTCAAGTCCGGTCTCATCGATGACGCCTTCGTGGCCTGCGGCGCCCTCGATATGTATTACAAGACGGGCCTCACGTTCGACGCTCGAATCCTTTTCGACGAGATGCCTCAGAGAAATATCGTGGCTTGGAACGCCGTGATGACCAATGCCGTGTTCGATGGACGGCCAgatgaggcaattaaagccttcATCAAGCTACGCCTGCATGGAGGAATCCCGAACACAATCTCTCTATGCGCCTTCCTAAATGCCTGTGCCGGTGCGTCTTACTCGTCCCTCGGAAGCCAACTCCATGCTTTTATGATCCAATCTGGGTTCGACTTGGACGTGTCAGTCGGTAATGGGCTCATTGATTTTTATGGCAAATGTCATTGGGTGCACGAAGCGAGGGCGGTGTTTGATGAAATGCACATCAAGAATGACGTCTCCTGGTGCTCGATGGTTGTGGTGTATGCGCAGAATGGGGCCGAAGAGGAGGCTTTTCGGGTGTATTTGGATGCAAGGAAAGACGGCATCCGTCCCACCGACTTTATCGTCTCCAGTGTTCTCACCACTTGTGCTGGCCTCTCAGGCCTCGACTTAGGGCGGTCATTGCATGCTGCTGCCATCAGGTCTTGCATCAATGGCAATATATTTGTTGGGAGTGCGCTTGTCGACATGTACGGGAAGTGTGGAAGTATCAGGGATGCTGAGCAAGCGTTTGAGGAGATGCCAGAGCGGAACCTCATTTCATGGAATGCTTTGATAGGAGGGTACACACAGCTCGGGAATGCACATATGGCCCTCACGGTGTTTGATGAGATGATAGGGTGTGGTGAGGTAGCACCTAATTATGTAACTTTAGTTAACGTGATTACTGCTTGTAGTAGGGGAGGACTGACAAAGGAAGGATTAGACTTGTTTGAGACAATGAAGGAAAGGTTTGGGATCGAGCCCCGTTTGGAGCACTATGCATGTGTGGTGGACTTGCTTGGGCGTGCAGGAATGGAAGAGCGTGCCTATGAGTTTATCAAAACAATGCCCATCAGACCGTCCATCAGCATTTGGGGAGCGCTACTTGGGGCTTGCAGATTGCATGGCAAGACTGCGTTGGGGAGGATCGCTGCACATAAGTTGTTCGAGATTGACCCCCAAGACTCTGGGAACCATGTGCTGCTTTCCAACATGTTTGCTTCAGCTGGCAG GTGGGTGGAAGCTACAGAAGTGAGAAAGGAGATGAAGGATGTTGGCATCAAGAAAGGTCCAGGATGCAGTTGGATCACCTGGAAGAATGTAGTACATGTCTTCCAAGCAAAGGACACAACCCATGAGTTGAACGACAAAATCCAAGCAATGCTGGCTAAACTGAGGAGGCAGATGCAGGCCGCTGGATATACGCCTGACACGCAGTACGCCCTCTATGAtctggaagaagaagagaaggagaccgAGGTGCTCCAGCACAGTGAGAAGCTCGCGCTTGCCTTTGGTCTCATCAGCATTCCTCCTGGGATCCCCATAAGGATCACTAAAAATCTTCGAGTGTGTGGGGACTGTCACTGTGCCTTTAAGTTTATATCCGGTATTGTTGGTAGAGAGATTATTGTGAGGGATAACAATAGGTTTCATTATTTCCGAGATTATCAGTGCTCTTGTAGGGATTATTGGTGA